One window of Pelobates fuscus isolate aPelFus1 chromosome 9, aPelFus1.pri, whole genome shotgun sequence genomic DNA carries:
- the LOC134573392 gene encoding olfactory receptor 5V1-like — translation MERANQTWMDCFIIKGITDLPELQTPIFILVFVIYLIILGGNSTLLLLICSNQHLRTPMYSFLSNLSVLDMCYTTVTMHKVLLNYLSGDRHVSFSGCLAQMYFFVTFLCCEFLLLTAMSYDRYVAICNPLRYQLIMNGSVCAVLMSTCWVLGFLEVIPALFIIYDIYCFVSNEINHFFCDLLALMKLFCRNASYMENLIYSESVIVGFIPFSLIILSYVYIIRAILRIHSNAGRHKAFYTCSSHLMVVCLLYLTIFCLYMRPTTTFTLDSDKLISLLYTTLTPMLNPLIYSLKNKDIKLALKRLMKQNKSILT, via the coding sequence ATGGAAAGAGCCAACCAAACGTGGATGGACTGCTTTATCATTAAAGGCATCACAGATCTTCCTGAGCTGCAAACACCCATTTTCATATTGGTCTTCGTGATTTATCTCATTATTCTTGGTGGGAACTCGACCCTTTTGCTTCTTATCTGCTCAAACCAGCATCTTCGGACACCTATGTATAGTTTCCTGAGCAACCTCTCTGTTCTTGATATGTGCTACACCACAGTCACCATGCACAAGGTTTTACTGAACTACCTGTCAGGGGATCGACATGTTTCATTTTCGGGGTGCCTGGCTCAGATGTATTTTTTTGTCACATTTTTGTGCTGCGAGTTTCTGCTGTTGACGGCCATGAGTTATGATCGATATGTGGCCATCTGCAACCCATTACGGTATCAGTTGATCATGAATGGCAGTGTCTGTGCTGTGCTAATGTCTACATGTTGGGTGTTGGGATTTTTAGAAGTTATACCGGCTTTATTTATCATCTATGACATCTACTGTTTCGTGTCCAATGAAATAAATCACTTTTTCTGTGATCTTCTTGCTCTGATGAAGCTATTTTGTAGGAATGCCTCTTATATGGAGAATTTGATATACTCTGAATCAGTGATTGTTGGGTTTATCCCATTCTCCCTAATTATCCTGTCGTATGTTTATATAATCCGAGCCATATTGAGGATACATTCCAACGCTGGGAGACATAAAGCTTTCTACACTTGTTCCTCCCACCTCATGGTTGTCTGTCTTCTCTACTTGACGATATTCTGCTTGTACATGAGACCAACCACGACATTTACTCTGGACTCTGACAAGCTAATTTCTCTCTTGTACACCACACTCACACCTATGTTAAATCCACTGATTTACAGCCTGAAGAATAAAGATATCAAATTAGCATTAAAAAGGttaatgaaacaaaataaaagcatATTAACTTAA